A stretch of the Streptococcus himalayensis genome encodes the following:
- the pfkB gene encoding 1-phosphofructokinase has protein sequence MIYTVTLNPSIDYIVRLDKVEVGSVNRMSSDDTFAGGKGINVSRVLKRLGIDSTATGFIGGFTGKFITDTLAEEAIATRFVEVSEDTRINVKIKADAETEINGTGPFVSEEKLADLKALLANLSADDTVVFAGSSAKNLGNEVYKELIPLARKTGAQVVCDFEGQTLIDALTYEPLLVKPNNHELGAIFGVELADLDDIERYARELLAKGAQHVIISMAGDGALLVTQEGTYFAKPIKGIVKNSVGAGDSMVAGFTGEFVRSKDVLEAFKWGVACGTATTFSDDLATADYIQEIYQKVEVEKR, from the coding sequence ATGATTTATACCGTAACACTCAATCCGTCTATCGATTACATTGTTCGTTTGGATAAGGTCGAAGTCGGGAGTGTGAATCGCATGTCGAGCGACGATACCTTTGCTGGGGGTAAGGGGATCAATGTCAGCCGTGTCTTGAAGCGTCTGGGAATAGACAGTACAGCAACTGGTTTTATCGGAGGTTTTACAGGAAAATTTATCACAGATACCCTAGCGGAAGAGGCGATTGCGACTCGTTTTGTGGAGGTTTCAGAGGATACACGGATTAATGTGAAAATAAAAGCCGATGCAGAAACTGAAATCAACGGCACAGGTCCATTTGTTTCGGAGGAAAAGTTGGCAGATTTAAAAGCGCTTTTAGCTAACTTATCTGCGGATGACACGGTTGTTTTTGCAGGCTCTAGTGCTAAAAATTTAGGCAATGAAGTCTACAAAGAGTTGATTCCTTTGGCGAGAAAGACAGGTGCTCAGGTTGTGTGTGACTTTGAAGGTCAGACTTTGATTGATGCCCTCACTTATGAGCCTTTACTTGTGAAGCCGAATAACCATGAGTTGGGAGCTATTTTTGGTGTAGAGTTGGCAGATTTAGACGATATTGAGCGTTATGCACGAGAATTACTCGCAAAAGGAGCACAGCATGTGATTATTTCAATGGCGGGTGATGGAGCTCTTCTAGTGACTCAAGAAGGTACCTATTTTGCCAAACCCATCAAAGGAATTGTAAAAAATTCAGTCGGTGCAGGAGATTCGATGGTGGCTGGTTTTACTGGTGAATTTGTGCGTAGCAAAGATGTGCTTGAAGCCTTTAAATGGGGAGTGGCTTGCGGAACAGCGACAACCTTTTCAGATGATTTAGCAACGGCCGATTATATTCAGGAAATTTATCAAAAAGTTGAGGTAGAAAAACGATGA
- a CDS encoding DUF2969 domain-containing protein: MSKQDKKIEIQISEGKVKFGTDTIDGYILSIGKKAIGEIAELDNQFAIVKNGNADSFYRKLEKAVENLIETYNLSK; encoded by the coding sequence ATGAGTAAACAAGATAAAAAAATTGAAATTCAAATTTCCGAAGGTAAAGTCAAATTTGGGACAGATACCATCGATGGCTATATTCTGTCGATTGGTAAAAAAGCAATTGGAGAAATTGCAGAATTAGACAATCAATTTGCAATTGTCAAAAACGGAAATGCCGATAGTTTTTATCGAAAACTGGAAAAAGCAGTCGAAAATTTGATTGAAACCTATAATTTAAGCAAATAA
- a CDS encoding branched-chain amino acid aminotransferase, translated as MTVSLDWENLGFSYMKLPYRYLVTYKDGKWHEGSLTKDATLHLSESSPALHYGQQAFEGLKAYRTKDGSIQLFRPDQNAERLQRTADRLLMPQVPTEMFVEACKAVARANSEYVPPYGTGGTLYLRPLLIGVGDIIGVKPAEEYIFTVFAMPVGNYFKGGLAPTNFLIQDQYDRAAPNGTGAAKVGGNYAASLLPGQYAKKKGFSDVIYLDPATHTKIEEVGSANFFGITKNNEFVTPISPSILPSITKYSLLYLAEHRLGMKAVEREVLVDELPEFIEAGACGTAAVISPIGGVQHGEDFHVFYSETEVGPVTRRLYEELTGIQFGDIEAPEGWIVKVTEN; from the coding sequence ATGACCGTATCACTTGACTGGGAAAATCTTGGATTTTCCTATATGAAACTACCCTACCGCTATCTCGTAACCTATAAAGATGGAAAATGGCATGAAGGAAGCCTAACAAAGGATGCAACTCTTCACCTGTCTGAATCCTCGCCTGCCCTTCACTACGGACAGCAAGCCTTTGAGGGTTTGAAAGCCTATCGGACAAAGGATGGATCCATTCAGCTCTTTCGACCAGACCAAAATGCCGAGCGTCTGCAACGGACTGCTGATCGTCTTTTAATGCCCCAAGTACCGACTGAGATGTTTGTAGAGGCCTGCAAAGCAGTAGCAAGGGCAAACAGTGAGTACGTACCTCCCTATGGAACAGGCGGCACACTCTATCTTCGTCCGTTGTTGATTGGTGTTGGGGATATTATTGGCGTGAAGCCAGCCGAGGAGTATATCTTTACCGTTTTTGCCATGCCAGTTGGGAATTATTTCAAGGGCGGGCTTGCACCGACCAATTTCCTCATTCAAGACCAGTATGATCGCGCAGCTCCGAATGGAACAGGTGCAGCAAAAGTCGGTGGGAACTATGCGGCCTCTCTCTTACCAGGTCAATATGCTAAGAAAAAAGGCTTTTCAGATGTGATTTACCTTGATCCAGCGACCCATACCAAGATTGAAGAGGTTGGTTCAGCGAATTTCTTTGGGATTACCAAAAACAATGAATTTGTCACCCCAATTAGTCCTTCCATCCTTCCGTCCATCACAAAATATTCTCTCCTATACCTAGCAGAACATCGCTTAGGGATGAAAGCAGTAGAGCGTGAGGTCTTGGTGGATGAATTGCCAGAATTTATCGAAGCAGGTGCCTGTGGAACAGCTGCCGTTATCTCTCCCATTGGAGGGGTCCAGCACGGTGAGGACTTCCATGTATTCTATAGCGAAACAGAAGTAGGTCCTGTTACCCGTAGGCTCTATGAAGAACTAACAGGCATTCAATTTGGGGATATTGAAGCACCTGAAGGTTGGATTGTAAAAGTGACTGAAAACTAG
- a CDS encoding endonuclease/exonuclease/phosphatase family protein produces MEKKYWMRALYGVSLGLALSASVYAVSEPVQVQAEEMVTSDTTFDRSQLVVGDQTTIEGLVVSDVNAWGGNSFFVQADNQQGLFIYPKDSLGVEKGERVRLTGRVEEYSGALQLTTVTDAQILSNGHPVEASLKTLADVKDELQGSYIALENVTVSNLKSVGKYQNSSFTITDQAGLTLPVFVDNRSGATFSDVSAKIKDGDQISVKGILYANKGHLELKPYRLEDIAALGDNDSNLPMVRTVANIGEIQGESHTSPLVGQKVQIKDVVVTKVDGKKGFYIQDLHPDGNDKTSDGLYVVSKEAVTVGDQLEVIGEVLEQTGDGYADKDETDLTITQLKSEHIQKIGVADLPKALMLDRDRKIPRKNIDNDSLTEFQPEEDAIDFWESLEGMLVEVEKPRVLGPQLHGEIYVLPQSYHEQELNSADGVSLHADYPNTEVVGILVGNRRYRAKAKDYFTENIKGTVTYSYGAYKVDAAGNLPEKMDGGLEREVSTLLPEEHKLLVASYNIENFSANGDAKETPEDKVEKIARSLIHEIHSPDIVSLIEVQDDNGGIDDGTVSGVKSGARLSEKIRQLGGPSYKYVEVTPENNADGGKPGANIRVAFLYNPARVTLVDKAIGGSQEAARFVNGSLEKNPSRIDPTNPAFTNVRKSLAAEFEFKGERVVVIANHLKSKRGDDSLYGASQPALEHSQAARIEQARILNQFVQEGLAQNPNLKFVLTGDFNDFEFSQTIQALEGDTLVNLLSGHDFRDRYSYFFRGNQQSLDNILVSKNIADKVAFDAVHVNSSFMAEDGRASDHDPLVVQITFGKGEGQMEDTLISPEPSSQEGASSQQTNSSSTSASFNFASSEEWKAVRLGDSSLSSGKARKTHKESDLYTSSVKDQGESESKKVARQKILPKTGEKSVLFASGGVLFVVLGTILAYKKKHSV; encoded by the coding sequence ATGGAAAAGAAGTATTGGATGCGGGCGCTATACGGTGTCAGCTTAGGCTTGGCTCTGTCTGCTTCGGTTTATGCTGTGTCAGAACCTGTGCAGGTGCAGGCAGAGGAGATGGTGACAAGTGATACAACTTTTGACCGAAGTCAGCTCGTCGTTGGTGATCAAACAACGATTGAAGGACTTGTGGTCAGCGATGTTAACGCTTGGGGTGGCAATAGTTTCTTCGTTCAAGCAGACAATCAACAAGGCCTATTTATCTATCCAAAAGATTCATTAGGGGTTGAAAAAGGGGAACGTGTACGCTTAACGGGTAGGGTTGAGGAATACAGTGGGGCTCTGCAGTTGACTACGGTTACAGATGCCCAGATCCTGTCTAATGGACATCCTGTGGAAGCCAGTCTAAAAACTTTGGCAGATGTGAAAGATGAGCTGCAAGGAAGCTATATTGCACTCGAAAATGTTACAGTTTCAAATTTAAAATCCGTTGGGAAATACCAAAATAGTAGCTTTACAATTACAGATCAAGCTGGTTTAACGCTACCTGTCTTTGTTGATAATCGCTCTGGGGCAACTTTTTCAGATGTTTCAGCCAAAATCAAAGATGGTGATCAGATTTCTGTGAAGGGGATTCTTTATGCTAATAAAGGGCATTTAGAACTAAAACCTTATCGATTAGAAGATATTGCCGCTCTTGGAGATAACGACTCTAATCTTCCTATGGTTCGCACAGTTGCAAATATCGGTGAGATTCAAGGAGAATCCCATACTTCGCCGTTAGTGGGTCAGAAAGTGCAGATCAAAGATGTTGTCGTTACGAAAGTAGATGGCAAAAAAGGATTCTATATTCAAGATCTTCATCCAGATGGAAATGATAAGACATCAGACGGACTGTATGTAGTTAGTAAAGAGGCGGTAACTGTCGGTGATCAGCTAGAAGTAATCGGAGAAGTTCTTGAGCAGACAGGAGACGGCTATGCGGATAAAGATGAGACTGATTTGACGATTACGCAGTTGAAATCAGAACATATTCAAAAAATTGGTGTAGCTGACCTTCCCAAAGCTCTTATGCTTGACCGTGATCGAAAAATTCCAAGAAAAAATATTGATAATGATAGCTTGACAGAATTTCAACCAGAAGAAGATGCGATTGATTTCTGGGAAAGTTTGGAAGGGATGCTGGTCGAAGTAGAAAAGCCACGTGTGTTAGGGCCACAACTTCACGGTGAGATTTATGTTTTGCCACAAAGCTATCATGAGCAAGAACTCAATAGTGCAGATGGTGTGAGTCTTCATGCTGATTATCCAAATACAGAAGTTGTAGGTATCTTGGTTGGCAATCGACGTTATCGTGCCAAAGCTAAGGACTATTTTACAGAAAATATTAAAGGAACAGTGACCTATAGCTACGGTGCCTATAAGGTGGATGCAGCTGGCAACCTTCCTGAAAAGATGGATGGTGGCTTAGAACGGGAAGTTTCGACTTTGCTTCCAGAGGAGCACAAACTTTTGGTGGCGTCTTACAATATTGAAAACTTTTCTGCCAATGGCGATGCTAAAGAAACGCCTGAGGACAAGGTGGAAAAAATTGCTCGTTCTCTTATTCATGAAATTCATAGCCCAGATATTGTGTCTTTGATTGAAGTTCAAGATGATAACGGAGGAATTGATGATGGAACAGTCAGCGGTGTCAAAAGTGGAGCGCGCTTGAGTGAAAAGATTCGTCAATTGGGCGGGCCGTCCTATAAGTATGTCGAAGTGACGCCAGAAAATAACGCTGATGGCGGTAAACCAGGGGCAAATATCCGCGTTGCCTTTCTCTACAATCCAGCTCGAGTGACTTTGGTAGATAAGGCAATCGGTGGTAGTCAGGAAGCAGCACGTTTTGTAAATGGAAGTTTAGAGAAAAATCCGTCTCGTATTGATCCGACCAATCCAGCTTTTACAAATGTCCGCAAATCATTGGCAGCTGAATTTGAATTTAAGGGAGAGCGCGTGGTTGTTATCGCGAATCACTTGAAATCAAAACGAGGAGATGATTCCTTATACGGAGCTAGTCAGCCAGCACTAGAACATTCGCAGGCTGCTCGAATTGAACAAGCAAGAATCTTAAATCAATTTGTCCAAGAAGGATTAGCACAAAATCCAAATCTAAAATTTGTTTTGACAGGTGATTTTAATGATTTTGAATTTTCGCAGACTATTCAAGCGCTTGAAGGAGATACCTTGGTCAATCTTTTGTCTGGTCATGATTTTAGAGATCGCTATTCCTACTTCTTTAGAGGCAATCAGCAGAGTCTGGATAATATTTTAGTGTCTAAAAATATTGCTGACAAAGTAGCTTTTGACGCCGTACATGTGAATTCTTCTTTTATGGCAGAGGACGGGCGTGCGTCAGACCACGATCCTTTGGTTGTGCAAATTACTTTTGGAAAAGGTGAAGGGCAAATGGAGGATACTTTGATTTCGCCTGAGCCTTCATCTCAAGAGGGAGCCTCTTCTCAACAAACGAATTCATCTAGCACTTCTGCATCCTTTAATTTTGCTTCATCGGAAGAATGGAAGGCTGTTCGTCTAGGTGACTCCTCTCTTTCATCAGGTAAAGCAAGGAAAACTCATAAAGAGTCTGACTTATATACATCATCTGTAAAAGATCAGGGAGAATCAGAGAGCAAGAAAGTGGCGAGACAGAAGATTTTACCAAAAACAGGAGAAAAATCGGTTCTCTTTGCCTCAGGAGGGGTACTGTTCGTTGTACTTGGAACTATTCTTGCCTACAAGAAAAAACATTCTGTCTAA
- a CDS encoding DeoR/GlpR family DNA-binding transcription regulator has protein sequence MLKSERKQVILSEISRHRVVSLEQLTQVLQTSESTVRRDLDELEGEGKLRRIHGGAESLHSLQEEESNQEKSIKNVHEKQKIAQKAASLIREQEVVFIDAGTTNELLIRELTAKQVTVVTNSIHHATQLVEQQISTVIIGGMVKRSTDASIGGMALNQIGQLNFDKAFLGMNGISEECYSTPDMEEGAIKRAILENAKKTYVLADSSKIGYSSFAKVAPIKRASLITTKNASPLLQLLKEKTEVIEV, from the coding sequence ATGTTAAAATCAGAACGTAAACAAGTGATTTTATCAGAAATCAGCCGTCATCGTGTGGTCTCCTTAGAGCAGCTAACCCAGGTTTTACAGACTTCTGAATCCACTGTTCGTAGGGATTTAGATGAATTGGAGGGAGAGGGTAAGCTTCGGCGCATTCATGGTGGTGCAGAGAGCCTTCATTCTCTCCAAGAAGAGGAGAGCAATCAAGAAAAATCTATCAAAAACGTTCACGAAAAGCAGAAGATTGCTCAAAAGGCAGCCAGTCTGATTCGTGAGCAAGAAGTGGTTTTTATTGATGCCGGGACGACCAATGAATTGCTCATCCGGGAATTGACTGCTAAGCAAGTGACGGTTGTCACGAACTCTATTCATCATGCTACGCAGTTGGTGGAGCAACAAATCTCAACGGTGATTATCGGCGGTATGGTCAAACGTTCTACGGATGCGAGCATTGGTGGCATGGCTTTAAATCAGATCGGTCAATTAAATTTTGACAAGGCTTTTTTAGGGATGAATGGGATTAGCGAAGAATGCTATTCGACACCAGATATGGAAGAAGGAGCAATTAAGCGAGCGATTTTAGAGAATGCTAAAAAGACGTATGTTTTGGCAGATAGCTCAAAAATTGGCTACTCTTCCTTCGCTAAGGTTGCCCCTATTAAGCGAGCTAGTTTGATTACAACGAAGAATGCGTCACCCCTTTTGCAACTATTAAAAGAAAAAACGGAGGTTATAGAAGTATGA
- the rpsA gene encoding 30S ribosomal protein S1, which translates to MNEFEDLLNSVSQVEPGDVVTAEVLTVDASQANVAISGTGVEGVLTLRELTNDRDADINELVKPGETLELLVLRQVVGKDTDTVTYLVSKKRLEARKAWDKLVGREEEVVTVKGTRAVKGGLSVEFEGLRGFIPASMLDTRFVRNTERFVGQEFAAKIKEVDPKESRFILSRREVVEAETAAARAEVFGKLAVGDVVTGKVARITSFGAFIDLGGVDGLVHLTELSHERNVSPKSVVSVGEEIEVKVLDLNEEEGRVSLSLKATTPGPWDGVEQKLAAGDVIEGTVKRLTDFGAFVEVLPGIDGLVHISQISHKRVENPKDALKVGQEVTVKVLEVNADAERVSLSIKALEERPAQAEGEEKAEKRQSRPRRPKRQEKRDFELPETQTGFSMADLFGDIEL; encoded by the coding sequence ATGAATGAATTTGAAGATTTGCTAAATAGTGTTAGCCAAGTCGAGCCAGGTGATGTCGTTACTGCTGAAGTATTGACAGTTGATGCTAGCCAAGCTAACGTTGCAATCTCAGGAACTGGTGTTGAAGGTGTTTTGACACTTCGTGAATTGACAAACGATCGTGATGCAGACATCAATGAACTTGTTAAACCAGGTGAAACACTTGAGTTGCTTGTTCTTCGCCAGGTAGTAGGAAAAGACACAGATACAGTGACTTACCTAGTATCTAAAAAACGCTTAGAAGCTCGCAAGGCATGGGACAAGTTAGTTGGTCGTGAAGAAGAAGTAGTTACTGTAAAAGGAACTCGTGCTGTTAAAGGTGGACTTTCAGTTGAGTTTGAAGGACTTCGTGGTTTTATCCCAGCGTCTATGCTTGATACTCGTTTCGTTCGTAATACTGAGCGTTTTGTAGGTCAAGAATTTGCTGCAAAAATCAAGGAAGTAGATCCAAAAGAAAGCCGCTTTATCTTATCTCGTCGTGAAGTTGTAGAAGCTGAAACAGCTGCTGCACGTGCGGAAGTATTTGGGAAATTGGCAGTTGGTGATGTAGTGACTGGTAAAGTTGCTCGTATCACAAGTTTTGGTGCCTTTATTGACCTTGGTGGTGTAGATGGATTGGTTCACTTGACAGAATTGTCACATGAGCGTAATGTATCTCCAAAATCAGTTGTGTCTGTTGGTGAAGAAATTGAAGTGAAAGTTCTTGACTTGAACGAAGAAGAAGGTCGAGTATCACTTTCATTGAAAGCGACAACGCCTGGACCATGGGATGGTGTAGAGCAAAAATTAGCTGCTGGTGATGTGATTGAAGGAACTGTAAAACGTTTGACAGACTTTGGTGCATTTGTAGAAGTGTTGCCAGGGATCGATGGTTTGGTTCACATTTCACAAATTTCACACAAACGTGTTGAAAATCCAAAAGATGCTCTTAAAGTGGGTCAAGAAGTAACTGTTAAAGTTCTTGAAGTGAATGCTGATGCAGAACGTGTATCACTTTCTATCAAAGCCTTGGAAGAGCGTCCAGCACAAGCTGAAGGCGAAGAGAAAGCTGAAAAACGTCAATCACGTCCACGTCGTCCAAAACGTCAAGAAAAACGTGACTTTGAACTTCCAGAAACACAAACTGGATTCTCAATGGCAGACCTTTTCGGTGATATCGAATTATAA